CATCTGAAATTTCTCCAAAAAATAGAGTGCGTTAAATAACGCACCCTATCAGAAATTGTAACTCTAGGGTATTTTGCCACAACTGAACAAAATAGAGATACTCTCAAAAAGTTAAACAATGATACACAGCCTCATAAATGCCAATTATCCTCAATTGCTTTAATTAAAGATCGAGTAGGATATTCAACCTCTGTACAATAAGCCCATTTTAACCAAGCATGAATTGCTGTTTTTAATCTTTGTGGGTATTGTGCGACAACTGCGAGTAACTCTGAACTCTCAAGGTTGACACCTTGGTGCTGAAGTTCCAGGCTTCTAGGCAATTGAGCAGAATCAAACACTTTTTGAGTCGAGGTGTAACCAGAGGTATTGGTCACTTCAATCGTTTTTAATGAAGGAGAAGCGTCAGCAGCAAAACTCATCAAAGTATTTTTTTGTACCAATTCATGTACCAAGGCTAAGATTTCATATCCTTTGGGATGATTCATGGCAGCCATAGCAACATCCGTACTATTGAATTCGTTATTCATGATTTTCTACTTACTTGGTAAACCAATATAAACATAGCGCCCGTCACACGCGATGTCAAGTGTGATTTTGCAAAAAGAGATGTGGCACTCTTCAGGAATTGTGTTACTATGGTTATGGCAATCACGAATCGTACAATATACAAGCACTATGGTTTCTGAAACGACTACTTTCTCTGAAGCTAACGACAATCAGAGAGACGATGACTCTTTGGTGACGGAAGAACTGACTAAAGCTATCACTGATAGCATTCAACCGATTATGGTCAAGTGGTATAGAACAGGACAAACCTATTTGGCCATCGGATCTCAGCATGGAGGTCGTTTGATGCTTCAAATCAATGCTCATGTTGCGGAAATCCCTACCCTTCTCAGAGGGAGAAGTGTCACTCATCATAGTAATGATCCCAGTTCTGGGAAAAATCGTCCCATTAATGAGGAGCATGTAAAAAGGATTAAAAACTATATTATTGAACGGGCTGAATCAAAAAACAAGTGGATTTTGGGAGCAATTACTGCTAATGTTGATCCATCCAAAATCAAATATCAAAAGATTTGGGGAGATTTGTATGTTGTAGTCATTTTGAATAATACATCACTAGAGATTACTGATGGACAACATCGCAGAAGGGCAATTGTTGAATTAATTGAATCTGATGGAATAGAGCGCGATCTGATTAAAGATTGTACTTTTCCGATTAACTTAATCCTTGAGGCTGAGTTGGAGCAATGTCAAACTGATTTCTGTGATATGGCTCAAACTCTTGCAATTCCTCAATCCCTTTTAGTCGCTTATAGTGGCTTTGGGAAAGATGCAATTGCTAGAATTGTTGTTGAAAATGTCAATATGTTTGATGAAAAAACACAAAAGATAAAATCCACACCCGGATCTAAGACCGGTTACATTTACACTATTAATTATGTAGCCAAGCTGGTCAGTTGTGCATTTACAGGCTATCCTAATGACAAGTTATCTGAGGTGAACAAACAGGATTTGGTCAAACAGTATGGACAAGAACTGAGTAACTGTCTAAATTCCTTTTTCCTTTTCTATTCACAAACCGCAGAATTTCCAAACAAAAGCCGAGAGTGGCAAAAAACAGCACGTTTAGCTGGAGAGATCATTGGCAAAGACCAACTGTATTGGAAGGATGCCGCAAAATTTCGTGAGTCTTGCATTTTAGGCATTAGTGTTGGCTTGGAAATTTTAGGCTCTCTCTTGCACTATATTCGTCAATACAATGAAAATGACGGTTTTGATGAAGAAATGGTGAAACAGATTGCTCAAGATATCGATTGGTCAAAACAAGGGCCATGTTGGAAAGATACAGTTATTGTTCCAGATGGAAAAGGTGGTACTAAAATTAGTGCGGGTCGAGGTTCTGTGAAGACAGCCTTTCAAAAGTGTCTCCAACAACTAGACTGGGAATAGTGACAAAGTAGGGGTAATTGTTAATTGCAGGTGGTGGCTATGTCTTTTATTCGCGATCGCTCTTCCCATCTGAGCAGATCGCCCCATTCTCCTCAATTTTGGTTCTTTTTAGCCTTGGGGTCAATCTTACTCCATGGATTAGCCCTATGGTTCTTACAGCCCCTATTGCGTTTGCGGATCACTGAGGTAAACTCTGCATCTTTTATTCCCATTGAAATGTTGGAGGTTACGGTAGAGGAAACCCCAGCACCGGAACCGACTCCTTCCCCCATTGAGCAGAGGGAACCTGAACCCCCATCCCCATCTCCTGCACCTCCTCCACGTCCTGTAGTGCCAGAAGTGCAACCTGAGCCAGAAGAGGCAATTCCTACCTGGGAAGCATTTCCGGAAGCTTTTCCTTCTCCCACCCTTTCCCCCTTTCCGTTTCCCGAACCAACTCCTGAACCGGAACCAAGTCCTGAACCGGAACCAAGTCCCGAACCGGAACCAAGTCCTGAACCGGAACCGAGTCCCGAACCGGAACCGAGTCCTGAACCGGAACCAAGTCCTGAACCGGAACCAAGTCCTGAAGCGACTCCAACTCCGGAACCGACTCCAACTCCGGAACCGGAACCAAGTCCTGAACCGGAACCAAGTCCGGAACCGGAACCAAGTCCCGAACCGGAACCCACGCCAGAAGAGTCTCCAGTTCCCACACAGAGCGTCGTTCCTCGTCCTGTAGTGACTCCATCACCAGATCTAGAGTCGGTTCCCGTGCGATCGCCTGTTCCCTCTCCGACTCCCCAACCTTCCGCCTCTCCACTCAACCCTTCCCCCCCAGATCCACCGGTTGCAGAAGAAGAATTACCCAATATTGAGGACATCAAACCGGAACAATTTGCCCCCAAACTCTTAGGAGTCCAACCCCCTCCCCCCGAACAACAAACCGATATCCCCGACGAATGGGCAAAAGCCAAACCCTTAGACACCCCCCTGATTTTTGACTCGGAGAATCCCACTTGTCCCCTAGAGTCTGATACGCGGCAATACTTTGGTCAAACGATTACCCTATTCGTCACCATTGATGAGAATGGCAGAATTTTGCCCAGTTATACCAGGGTTTTAGATGCTCAAAATACCAGTATCGCCTATCAAAATTTAGTCCAATGCCTGGTCAATCAGCAAACCTGGACATTTGAAGCGGCGATCGCCGGAAATAACCCAGTAGTCAGCAATGCCCAGCTAGAAATCACCCTCGATCCAATTCTGCCCGATCCTATTCCCGAATCGGGGAAATTTTCTGATTAGACTCCCCTTGAGCTTGTAATTGAGTTAACAAAGCTAACAGTTCTTCTTCTTCAAATTTCAGGGCAAGTTCACGAATGTGTTGGGCTAAAGGTTGCAACCTCCGGTCTTGTTTTTCTAGGGTATCCGCTTCTCGAATAATGCCTTTTAAGTTACCTTGTTGAGCCAGGTGACACAGATGATCTAAGGAATGGGCATCGACTATCATCAATTCTAAGCTTGAGTGTTGCGCTTCACCCTTCTCTAGTCCAACTGTATATTCCTCCTCATAGATCCAAGTCAAGTTCAGTAAGCGTTCCAATTGACACAGTAATTCTTCCAACTGGATGGGTTTACAGATTACCCCATTTTTTTCCTGATTGAGTGTGGAGGCTTCAGGGTTGATGAGACAGGGATCAACAGTGGTTAAAATAGGAGTATCCTGAAACTGAGGATGCGATCGCAGGCGATCGAGGATTTGAGGGCTGTGCTGAGGGTGTTCCCCGAAGGGGTTGCGGAGCGAATCGCCACCCAACCCATCTACAATAATTAAATCCGGTTTTCTGTCCCAAAACTGCCCAATTTCTCCGAGTTCACCCATCATCACCTCAAAACCCAAAGAGGTTAACAGATCTTGGATTAACCCTCCCGAATCATATAATCTCCGATCCCAATTAAAAGCCTTAAACCCACAACGACTTAAGATTAACACTTTTTTCCCTTTTCCCTCATATCCCCGAACTTTAGTCCCAAGGGCAACCGGAGCCTCTAAGCCGCGATCGTTTTGATATTCTAAATCTAGAATAAACTCAAATCGACTCCCTTCCCCCAAGGTACTGGTAACCGTAATTTCACTGCCCATCAAGCGAATAATTTGTTGACTAATGGCTAATCCTAAACCCGTTCCTTGGCTATTTTTTTCCCGATCACCAACCTGTTCAAACGGTGAAAATATCTTTTTGATCTGCTCTTCTGTCATCCCAATTCCGGTATCAGCAATGACAAATTTCAGAGTCGCAAAATCAGCACAGTCTAAAACTTCAACAGTAAAGGTCACTTCCCCAGCATCCGTAAACTTAATCGCATTTCCCAACAAATTAATTAAAACTTGACGTAAGCGCTTTTCATCAGCATAGATAACTTGAGGAATCTCATTCACCCATTGATAGGTTAATGTTAGGTTCTGGCTATGGGCCCGAACTTGCAGCAAATGAACAATCGTTTGCAGAAAGTTAGGAAAATCAATATTATGAGTCACCAATTCTAGTTTGCGGGCTTCTATTTTTGAAAGATCGAGAACATCATTAATCAAGGTTAATAAATGGGAGCCACATTGATGAATCACTGAAATAGCCTTGCCATATTCACAAGTTAATTGAGTATTGCGCTCTAAAATTTGGGCATAGCCTAAAATTCCGTTTAACGGGGTTCTGAGTTCATGGCTCATATTAGCTAAAAATTCACTTTTGGCCTGATTCGCAGATTCGGCTGCTTGTTTGGCTTCCTCTAACTGTTCTTGAGAGTTGCGTAAGGCTTCTTCAACGGCTTTACGCTGTTCAATTTCGGCTAAGAGTTCTAAGTTGAGTTCCGCTTGAGATTGGGTATGATGTTGAATTTCTTGGAAGGCATTGAGGATGCGATCGGCCATCTGATTAAAATTGGCAGTTAAATGGCCAATTTCATCCGTAGATATGACCGGAGATCGCGCTCTTAAATTTCCTTGAGAAAAGGATTGAGTCACCTGTTGCAATCGTTTAATGGGGCGAGTGATGGTAATGCCTAATAAAATAGCTAAAATAATATCAATACCTAATGCAAAAGCTGCGACAATGGCTTGGAAAAGAAGACTTTCTTGGGTTAACTCTGCTAAGGAGGTTTCAGACGTTCCGCGCACTAAAATACCAATGGGTTGGCCTTGGTAATTATGAATGGCTTTGGCGGCAACAGTGTATTGCTGTTCCCCTAGCTGAATTCGCTGGGTAACCGGGTTTTGATTGGGGGTATTAATAGCCTTTTGAAGTAAGCTAAAATCTGGAAGTTGATAATCTAAGACATATTCGTTATACACTGCTGCATAGGCAGAACTTTGGGAACGATCGTCGATTTTTTTAATGGAGGTAATTAAGTGAAACTCCTGTGTTGGTGGATCGTAAAGATAAATGCCACTATAGCCTCCATCGAGAGCTTCTAGAGTTGATTGGACAATCTTTAACTTTTTATTGACTAAATCGCCAGAAACCAGGACGGCAATCGGTTTATTAGTTTGTGGATCTTTTACGGGGGTAATGGTATACCGAATTAAGCCCGGTTTTCCAGGAGTTAAGGCAGCAAGATGTTCGGGAGATTCAGATTCTAAATCTTGCCAAGAGATGATTTCACTGGTTTTGATTTGCTCGCCGGTGTTTAAAGCAATTTTAACCAAGTTGTTTGGATTAAATAATCCACCCGTTCGGTTATGATTGCCATTGACAATAATTTCGAGGTTGTTTCCGACTAAAGTCGCATATTCAATATTACGCGCCCTGAGTTCGTTTTCTAAAATTTGATGAACTTGTGCTTCTAGCTCTGGAGGAATGGGTTGATCTTGACGGTGATATTTTGCTGCTTGGATAATGGCTAGATTATCGGATTGGCCGCGAAAGCCAAATCCCATTTGATCGATTTTGATGTTGTAATTGATTTGGCTAACGGCTAATTCAGATTTGGCTTGATTTTCTAATTGATTTCGTCCAGATTTAATGATTAAATAGGCTCCGACTCCAACGAGTCCAACAATGGAGATGATTTCCGAGGTAAACAGTCCAATGAGTTGTTTTTGGCGAATGGGCAGATTTTTGAACCACTGAATGAATCCAACTCTAGCAGAAGGAGGATGGAGAGATTTTGGGGAAACCAGTTGAGGGTTAGAGGTTGGGTGAGTTAATGGGGCTTCAGATACGGTTAAGTCTGAGGAATTGGGGTGATCCATGGTAAGTCAGAGCATAATATTTTCTCGGTAGATATGGTATAACTGGTTGCAATTATAGCGTTAAAAGACGGTGGTGTTCGTTAAGTAAGATACCAATTGTTGAAGATAGGCTAAGTTTTACCACTCTTGTAGAGCGATCGCCAATCCATCTTGCAGTTTCCTAGGTACATTGGCTTGTTCACTCAGATACTGGAGTTGTTGATAAGCCCGATCGCCAAATGGTTTCAGAGCGGCGATCGCATGAAGACGCACCGTCATCTCCTCTTGAGCTAATAAC
This window of the Roseofilum capinflatum BLCC-M114 genome carries:
- a CDS encoding DNA sulfur modification protein DndB, which codes for MVSETTTFSEANDNQRDDDSLVTEELTKAITDSIQPIMVKWYRTGQTYLAIGSQHGGRLMLQINAHVAEIPTLLRGRSVTHHSNDPSSGKNRPINEEHVKRIKNYIIERAESKNKWILGAITANVDPSKIKYQKIWGDLYVVVILNNTSLEITDGQHRRRAIVELIESDGIERDLIKDCTFPINLILEAELEQCQTDFCDMAQTLAIPQSLLVAYSGFGKDAIARIVVENVNMFDEKTQKIKSTPGSKTGYIYTINYVAKLVSCAFTGYPNDKLSEVNKQDLVKQYGQELSNCLNSFFLFYSQTAEFPNKSREWQKTARLAGEIIGKDQLYWKDAAKFRESCILGISVGLEILGSLLHYIRQYNENDGFDEEMVKQIAQDIDWSKQGPCWKDTVIVPDGKGGTKISAGRGSVKTAFQKCLQQLDWE
- a CDS encoding ATP-binding response regulator, whose product is MDHPNSSDLTVSEAPLTHPTSNPQLVSPKSLHPPSARVGFIQWFKNLPIRQKQLIGLFTSEIISIVGLVGVGAYLIIKSGRNQLENQAKSELAVSQINYNIKIDQMGFGFRGQSDNLAIIQAAKYHRQDQPIPPELEAQVHQILENELRARNIEYATLVGNNLEIIVNGNHNRTGGLFNPNNLVKIALNTGEQIKTSEIISWQDLESESPEHLAALTPGKPGLIRYTITPVKDPQTNKPIAVLVSGDLVNKKLKIVQSTLEALDGGYSGIYLYDPPTQEFHLITSIKKIDDRSQSSAYAAVYNEYVLDYQLPDFSLLQKAINTPNQNPVTQRIQLGEQQYTVAAKAIHNYQGQPIGILVRGTSETSLAELTQESLLFQAIVAAFALGIDIILAILLGITITRPIKRLQQVTQSFSQGNLRARSPVISTDEIGHLTANFNQMADRILNAFQEIQHHTQSQAELNLELLAEIEQRKAVEEALRNSQEQLEEAKQAAESANQAKSEFLANMSHELRTPLNGILGYAQILERNTQLTCEYGKAISVIHQCGSHLLTLINDVLDLSKIEARKLELVTHNIDFPNFLQTIVHLLQVRAHSQNLTLTYQWVNEIPQVIYADEKRLRQVLINLLGNAIKFTDAGEVTFTVEVLDCADFATLKFVIADTGIGMTEEQIKKIFSPFEQVGDREKNSQGTGLGLAISQQIIRLMGSEITVTSTLGEGSRFEFILDLEYQNDRGLEAPVALGTKVRGYEGKGKKVLILSRCGFKAFNWDRRLYDSGGLIQDLLTSLGFEVMMGELGEIGQFWDRKPDLIIVDGLGGDSLRNPFGEHPQHSPQILDRLRSHPQFQDTPILTTVDPCLINPEASTLNQEKNGVICKPIQLEELLCQLERLLNLTWIYEEEYTVGLEKGEAQHSSLELMIVDAHSLDHLCHLAQQGNLKGIIREADTLEKQDRRLQPLAQHIRELALKFEEEELLALLTQLQAQGESNQKISPIRE